A single genomic interval of Bradyrhizobium sp. AZCC 1693 harbors:
- a CDS encoding enoyl-CoA hydratase encodes MTTETKIDTGTDELLCVIRDRVAIITLNRPEARNAMSDNLTPALRNMIKACGENPDVGVLLLTGAGTAFCAGGNVKGMGANRDKTKLAMSHDERVADLQERQRLLTGALVSVRKPTIAALPGPAVGAGLALAMACDIRIAAQSAFLSTGYLKVGLSGDYGIAWLLTRLVGTSRARELMFTCDRVDAARCEAIGLMNRVVPDDRLHAEAFALAKSIAEGPTIAIRYMKDNLDEALMFDFATARDHEAERMIRAQLTADHREAVQAFIDKRKPVFRGS; translated from the coding sequence ATGACCACCGAAACCAAAATCGATACCGGCACCGATGAACTGCTTTGCGTGATCCGCGACCGCGTCGCCATCATCACGCTGAACCGCCCCGAGGCCCGCAACGCGATGTCGGATAATCTGACCCCGGCCTTGCGCAACATGATCAAGGCCTGTGGCGAGAATCCCGATGTCGGCGTGCTCCTGCTCACCGGCGCCGGCACGGCGTTCTGCGCCGGCGGCAACGTCAAGGGCATGGGGGCGAATCGCGACAAGACGAAGCTCGCAATGTCCCATGACGAGCGGGTCGCCGATCTGCAGGAGCGGCAGCGTCTCCTGACCGGCGCGCTGGTCTCGGTGCGCAAGCCGACCATTGCCGCCCTACCCGGCCCCGCGGTCGGCGCCGGGCTCGCTCTGGCGATGGCCTGCGACATCCGCATCGCCGCGCAATCGGCATTCCTTTCCACCGGCTACCTCAAGGTGGGTCTGAGCGGCGATTATGGCATCGCCTGGCTCCTGACACGGTTGGTCGGCACTTCGCGGGCACGGGAATTGATGTTCACTTGCGACAGGGTCGATGCGGCCAGGTGCGAGGCGATCGGCTTGATGAACCGCGTGGTCCCCGACGACAGGCTGCACGCGGAGGCCTTCGCGCTCGCTAAGTCGATCGCCGAAGGACCGACGATCGCGATCCGCTACATGAAGGATAATCTGGACGAAGCCTTGATGTTCGATTTCGCCACCGCGCGCGATCATGAGGCCGAGCGCATGATCCGGGCCCAGCTGACCGCCGATCACAGGGAGGCCGTGCAGGCCTTCATCGACAAGCGCAAGCCGGTATTCAGGGGAAGTTGA
- the tcuB gene encoding tricarballylate utilization 4Fe-4S protein TcuB, with protein MHGTRILEEADRLMTVCNSCRYCEGLCAVFPAMEMRRAFSDGDLNYLANLCHACGACYTDCQFSPPHEFNVNVPQTLAVARADSYAAYTWPRAFAGAFARNGLVISLVAALSVAAFIFGFAALNDRQVLFGVHTGAGAFYKLMPHNAMAALFGAAFLYAIVALVMGVRAFWRDIGEPVGMKTDAAALFQAIRDAGELRYLDGGGVGCFNEDDRPTDRRRLYHHLTFYGFALCFASTCVATLYHYLLAREAPYAWWDLPVVLGTLGGVGLLIGPIGLLTERWKRDPVLVDDARYGMDIAFIAMLFLTSLTGMALLLLRETAAMGPLLALHLGVVFSLFVTMPYGKFVHGIYRFAALVRYAMERKAMHGAGE; from the coding sequence ATGCACGGAACGCGAATCCTGGAAGAGGCCGACCGCCTGATGACGGTTTGCAATTCCTGCCGTTATTGCGAGGGCCTTTGCGCGGTGTTTCCGGCGATGGAGATGCGCCGCGCGTTCTCCGACGGCGACCTCAACTACCTCGCCAATCTCTGCCACGCCTGCGGCGCCTGCTACACCGACTGCCAGTTCTCGCCGCCGCATGAATTCAACGTCAACGTCCCGCAGACGCTCGCAGTGGCGCGGGCCGATTCCTACGCGGCCTATACGTGGCCCCGCGCATTCGCCGGCGCATTTGCGCGTAACGGGCTCGTCATCAGCCTCGTTGCCGCGCTCAGCGTCGCCGCGTTCATCTTCGGCTTTGCCGCGTTGAACGACCGCCAGGTGCTGTTCGGCGTCCATACCGGCGCCGGCGCGTTCTACAAATTGATGCCGCATAATGCGATGGCCGCCCTTTTCGGCGCGGCGTTTCTCTATGCGATCGTGGCTTTGGTGATGGGCGTGCGCGCGTTCTGGCGCGATATCGGCGAGCCCGTCGGCATGAAGACCGATGCGGCCGCGCTGTTTCAGGCGATCCGCGATGCCGGCGAGCTGCGCTATCTCGACGGCGGCGGCGTCGGCTGCTTCAACGAGGATGACCGCCCGACCGACCGCCGCAGGCTCTATCATCATTTGACGTTCTACGGCTTTGCGCTGTGCTTCGCCTCGACCTGCGTCGCGACGCTCTATCACTATCTCCTGGCCCGCGAAGCGCCGTATGCGTGGTGGGATCTGCCCGTGGTGCTGGGCACGCTCGGCGGCGTCGGGCTGCTGATCGGGCCGATCGGCCTGCTCACTGAGCGATGGAAGCGCGATCCCGTGCTGGTCGATGACGCGCGCTACGGCATGGATATCGCGTTCATCGCGATGCTGTTTCTCACCAGCCTGACCGGCATGGCGCTGTTGCTGTTGCGCGAGACCGCAGCGATGGGGCCGCTGCTCGCGCTGCATCTCGGCGTGGTGTTTTCGCTGTTCGTCACCATGCCCTACGGCAAGTTCGTGCATGGCATTTATCGTTTCGCCGCGCTGGTGCGCTATGCGATGGAGCGGAAGGCGATGCATGGGGCGGGGGAGTAA
- a CDS encoding DedA family protein codes for MLFPTDLTSFLDLIRQHGDAAYSFMFAYAASHSLLLALFAGYAAHSGALGLGALIVICWLGSFTGDVIRFWIGRRYGARLLDRFPRFERTVQTVVRLTDRHYVWMILFHRFPNGIRGLAGFAYGISRLPWSTFLALNFVAAGLWSGAVVSAGYAFGQFSETSINNASSGLGIVMLVAFLGLSWLLSRKLDQIMERY; via the coding sequence TTGCTGTTTCCGACGGATCTGACCTCGTTTCTCGACCTCATACGCCAACACGGCGATGCGGCCTACAGCTTCATGTTTGCCTATGCGGCCTCGCATAGCCTGCTGCTTGCGCTGTTCGCCGGCTACGCGGCGCATTCGGGCGCGCTGGGTCTTGGCGCGCTCATCGTGATCTGCTGGTTAGGCAGTTTCACAGGCGACGTCATCCGCTTCTGGATCGGGCGGCGCTATGGCGCCCGCTTGCTCGATCGTTTTCCGCGGTTCGAGCGCACCGTGCAGACCGTCGTCCGCCTGACGGATCGTCACTATGTCTGGATGATCCTGTTTCACCGCTTTCCGAATGGCATCCGCGGTCTCGCGGGATTTGCCTACGGGATATCGCGGCTGCCCTGGTCCACCTTCCTCGCGCTCAACTTCGTCGCGGCGGGTCTTTGGTCCGGCGCCGTCGTCTCGGCCGGCTATGCCTTCGGTCAATTCTCGGAGACGTCCATCAACAATGCTTCTTCGGGCCTGGGCATCGTGATGCTGGTCGCGTTCCTCGGCCTGTCCTGGTTGCTCAGCAGGAAGCTCGATCAGATCATGGAGCGATACTGA
- a CDS encoding Rieske (2Fe-2S) protein, with translation MARHVIAPVDELPPGTRKFLTIDERPIAIFNIKGEFFGLLNRCPHQGAALCEGPLIGLAQSSDPGEIEYTRLGEIIRCPWHGWEFDIRTGQSYCDPKRFRARAYPVNVEPGSAVVKGPYVAETLAVSVESDYVVVDL, from the coding sequence ATGGCGCGACACGTCATTGCCCCGGTGGACGAGTTGCCGCCGGGCACGCGAAAATTCCTCACCATCGACGAGCGGCCGATCGCGATCTTCAACATCAAGGGCGAGTTCTTCGGCCTGTTGAACCGCTGCCCGCACCAGGGCGCGGCCTTGTGCGAGGGCCCGCTGATCGGGCTCGCGCAATCCTCCGATCCCGGCGAAATCGAATACACCAGGCTCGGCGAGATCATCCGCTGTCCCTGGCACGGCTGGGAATTCGACATTCGCACCGGGCAATCCTACTGCGATCCGAAGCGTTTTCGCGCGCGCGCCTATCCGGTCAATGTCGAGCCGGGATCGGCGGTGGTGAAAGGGCCGTATGTCGCGGAAACGCTCGCCGTGTCGGTCGAGAGCGACTACGTGGTGGTGGATTTGTAG
- a CDS encoding amidohydrolase family protein → MTSPIAGGVDCDLHPAVPHLTGLLPYMNDYWRDQVTTRGMTDLVSQSYPTNSPISSRPDWRPGQGKPGSDLADMQKQALDRFQVSYGICNPLYGVQMVFSEDMQDAFCRALNDWLAREWLDRDARLRGSIVIPAQSLEKSVAEIERCAKDKRFVQVLMLVMGDMPLGKRAYWPIYAAAERLGLTIGIHAGSAYHNPPTSVGWGSYHIEDYVAQATAFQTQLTSLIVEGVFARHPNLKMVMLESGFTWLPAYLWRLHKFWRGIRMETPWVDRAPLEIVRSNIRFSLQPVDAPPDPATLNRLFDHMQSDELLLFSTDYPHWQFDGDEVLPPGLSPDLVRKIMIDNPLATYGRLEFAKEATP, encoded by the coding sequence ATGACGTCGCCGATTGCCGGCGGCGTGGATTGCGATCTGCATCCCGCCGTTCCTCATCTGACCGGCCTGTTGCCCTACATGAACGACTACTGGCGCGACCAGGTGACGACGCGCGGCATGACCGATCTGGTCTCGCAATCCTATCCGACCAATTCGCCGATCTCGTCGCGGCCGGACTGGCGGCCGGGGCAGGGCAAACCGGGTTCAGACCTCGCCGACATGCAGAAGCAGGCGCTCGACCGCTTTCAGGTGAGCTATGGCATCTGCAATCCGCTCTACGGCGTGCAGATGGTGTTCTCCGAGGACATGCAGGACGCGTTCTGCCGCGCGCTGAACGACTGGCTGGCCAGGGAATGGCTCGACCGGGATGCGCGGCTGCGCGGCTCGATCGTGATTCCTGCGCAAAGCCTCGAAAAATCAGTTGCCGAGATCGAGCGCTGCGCCAAGGACAAGCGTTTCGTCCAGGTGCTGATGCTTGTCATGGGCGACATGCCCTTGGGCAAGCGCGCCTACTGGCCGATCTATGCGGCGGCCGAACGGCTGGGTCTCACCATCGGCATCCACGCCGGCAGCGCCTATCACAACCCACCGACCTCGGTCGGCTGGGGCTCCTACCACATCGAGGATTATGTCGCGCAGGCCACCGCGTTCCAGACCCAGCTCACCAGCCTGATCGTGGAGGGCGTGTTCGCCCGCCACCCGAATCTGAAGATGGTGATGCTGGAAAGTGGCTTCACCTGGCTGCCGGCCTATCTGTGGCGGCTGCACAAGTTCTGGCGCGGGATACGGATGGAAACGCCGTGGGTCGATCGCGCGCCACTGGAGATTGTGCGCAGCAACATCCGTTTCTCGCTGCAGCCGGTCGATGCGCCGCCCGATCCCGCAACCCTGAACCGCCTGTTTGACCATATGCAGTCGGACGAATTGCTCCTATTCTCGACCGACTATCCGCACTGGCAATTCGACGGCGACGAGGTGCTGCCGCCGGGGTTGTCGCCGGATCTTGTTCGCAAGATCATGATCGACAATCCGCTCGCGACCTACGGCCGGTTGGAATTTGCGAAGGAGGCGACGCCATGA
- a CDS encoding MBL fold metallo-hydrolase, whose translation MTRIGRTAIVLTLLLAGSAFAQQQPPASPAAPPPVDFSKVEIKTIDLGDNVYMLEGQGGNITVAVGKAGIIMVDGQFAPLHDKIKAAISTISNLPVKYLINTHYHGDHTGGNEAFAKDGAIIVADINVRNRLAEGTTNGLTGVKTPPAAAGALPSKTYAGKMFKIRLPGRVADLRHIANAHTDGDTYVWFKTANVLATGDTFTNGRYPNIDFANGGNIRGMIAATDAYIKLTNAKSRIVPGHGPIADRAALTEYRAMLVTARDRMAALVNQGKSEDDVVAAKPFADLDKKWAPTELASKNFIRVVYHSLADKTDKKAVLKRMLRRG comes from the coding sequence ATGACTAGGATTGGACGTACGGCGATTGTCTTAACCCTGTTGCTGGCCGGCAGCGCATTCGCGCAGCAACAACCCCCTGCCTCGCCCGCAGCACCGCCGCCGGTCGATTTCTCCAAGGTCGAGATCAAGACCATCGACCTCGGCGACAACGTCTACATGCTCGAGGGCCAGGGTGGAAACATCACCGTGGCGGTGGGGAAAGCCGGCATTATCATGGTCGACGGCCAGTTCGCGCCGCTGCACGACAAGATCAAGGCCGCGATATCGACGATCTCCAACCTGCCGGTCAAATATCTGATCAACACGCACTATCACGGCGACCACACCGGCGGGAATGAAGCCTTTGCCAAGGACGGCGCCATCATCGTTGCCGACATCAACGTCAGGAATCGCCTGGCCGAGGGAACCACCAATGGCCTGACCGGCGTCAAGACGCCACCGGCCGCAGCAGGCGCATTGCCGTCGAAGACCTATGCCGGCAAGATGTTCAAGATCAGACTTCCCGGCCGCGTCGCCGATCTCCGGCACATCGCCAACGCGCATACGGACGGCGACACTTACGTCTGGTTCAAGACCGCCAATGTGCTGGCGACCGGCGACACCTTCACCAACGGCCGCTATCCCAACATCGACTTCGCCAATGGCGGCAACATCAGGGGCATGATCGCGGCGACCGACGCCTACATCAAGCTGACCAACGCGAAGAGCCGCATCGTGCCGGGCCACGGCCCGATCGCCGACAGGGCGGCGCTGACCGAATATCGCGCCATGCTCGTTACCGCGCGCGACCGCATGGCGGCGCTGGTGAACCAAGGCAAGAGCGAAGACGATGTGGTGGCGGCCAAGCCCTTCGCCGATCTCGACAAGAAATGGGCGCCGACGGAGTTGGCCTCCAAGAATTTTATTCGCGTCGTCTATCATTCGCTCGCGGACAAAACCGACAAGAAGGCCGTGCTGAAGCGAATGCTGCGCCGGGGTTGA
- a CDS encoding DUF1127 domain-containing protein, with product MSTYTHESMINHHEPGLLAQIAETLHIWRQRYQSRRELAQWSERELHDIGISWSDIAYEAEKPFWRA from the coding sequence ATGTCCACTTACACCCATGAATCGATGATAAATCATCATGAACCGGGGCTTTTGGCCCAGATCGCCGAGACCCTCCACATCTGGCGGCAGCGCTATCAGTCGCGCCGCGAACTGGCGCAGTGGTCCGAGCGCGAACTCCACGACATCGGCATCTCCTGGAGCGATATCGCCTACGAGGCCGAAAAACCGTTCTGGCGGGCTTGA
- the tcuA gene encoding FAD-dependent tricarballylate dehydrogenase TcuA, which yields MVDLSQKFDVLVIGGGNAALCAAISARRAGASVLVLEGAPKFYRGGNTRHTRNMRCAHDAATEILTGPYTEEEFWDDLLVLTGGQTDEELARFMIKESKDILNWIVEQGVRWQPSLGGTLSLGRTNSFFLGGGRAMLNALYLTAEKLGVEIIYDAEVTDLQIEDGMFLSATSKQPIDGAAEIRASALVAAAGGFEANIEWLKEYWGEAADNFLIRGTPYNRGSILKMLLDKGVQEIGDPTQCHAVAIDARAPKFDGGIITRHDSVVFGIVVNKHAQRFYDEGEDIWPKRYAIWGRLVAAQPDQIAYIIFDSTVVTSFMPTLFPPIAGATIAELASKLGLEPTALEKTITDFNAAVQPGTFDHTILDDCRTAAITPPKTHWARRIETPPYLAYPVRPGITFTYLGTRVNKQSRMVMKDGKPSANMFAAGEIMAGNVLGKGYAAGIGMTIGSVFGRVAGREAAKNARN from the coding sequence ATGGTCGATCTCAGTCAAAAATTCGATGTGCTGGTGATCGGCGGCGGTAACGCCGCTCTCTGCGCCGCCATCAGCGCTCGGCGCGCCGGCGCCTCCGTGCTGGTGCTGGAAGGCGCGCCAAAATTCTATCGCGGCGGCAATACCCGCCACACCCGCAACATGCGTTGCGCGCATGATGCCGCGACCGAGATCCTTACCGGTCCCTACACCGAGGAAGAGTTCTGGGACGATCTGCTGGTCCTGACCGGCGGTCAGACCGACGAGGAACTCGCCAGGTTCATGATCAAGGAGTCCAAGGACATTCTGAACTGGATCGTCGAACAGGGCGTGCGCTGGCAGCCCTCGCTCGGCGGCACGCTGAGCCTCGGCCGCACCAATTCGTTCTTCCTCGGCGGCGGGCGTGCGATGCTGAACGCGCTCTATCTCACCGCGGAAAAACTCGGCGTCGAGATCATCTACGACGCCGAAGTGACCGACCTCCAGATCGAAGACGGCATGTTTCTGTCCGCAACGTCGAAGCAGCCGATCGATGGCGCCGCTGAAATCCGTGCTTCGGCGCTGGTCGCCGCCGCCGGCGGTTTTGAAGCCAACATCGAATGGCTGAAGGAATATTGGGGCGAGGCTGCCGACAATTTCCTGATCCGCGGCACGCCCTATAACCGAGGCTCGATCCTCAAAATGCTGCTCGACAAGGGCGTGCAGGAGATTGGCGATCCCACCCAATGCCATGCGGTCGCGATCGACGCCCGCGCGCCGAAATTCGACGGCGGCATCATCACGCGGCACGATTCGGTGGTGTTCGGCATCGTCGTCAACAAGCACGCCCAGCGCTTCTATGACGAGGGCGAGGACATCTGGCCGAAGCGCTATGCCATCTGGGGCCGGCTGGTGGCAGCCCAACCGGACCAGATCGCCTACATCATTTTCGATTCGACTGTTGTCACGAGCTTCATGCCGACGCTGTTTCCGCCGATCGCAGGCGCTACCATTGCCGAACTCGCCAGCAAGCTCGGACTGGAGCCGACCGCGTTGGAAAAAACCATCACCGATTTCAACGCCGCGGTGCAGCCCGGCACGTTCGATCACACCATCCTCGATGATTGCCGTACCGCTGCCATCACGCCGCCGAAGACGCATTGGGCGCGCAGGATCGAGACGCCGCCCTATCTCGCCTATCCGGTGCGGCCCGGCATCACCTTCACCTATCTCGGCACCCGCGTGAACAAGCAGTCGCGCATGGTGATGAAGGACGGCAAGCCCTCCGCCAACATGTTCGCGGCCGGCGAGATCATGGCCGGCAACGTGCTCGGCAAGGGCTATGCGGCGGGCATCGGCATGACCATCGGCAGCGTGTTCGGACGGGTGGCGGGACGAGAAGCGGCGAAGAATGCGAGGAATTAG
- a CDS encoding GNAT family N-acetyltransferase, translated as MTTMRLDDLRQYSDVLRSRHGQAVTVRFVEPRDAEALQNYFRSLTTRSRYNRFLGAASELPPSELDRFIHVGEADQFSVVATMLVEGFETIVGEARYAFESDTASIEFGLSIDDRWQGHGIGMALLKNLECRAASFGATRLFGDTLRSNDAMIALARKSGYAFTNTPGDWKLTRLQKPIHVEPQEIPCASWRLAAVSPSAMSSPAV; from the coding sequence ATGACCACGATGCGTCTCGACGATCTCAGGCAATATTCCGACGTGCTGCGTTCGCGGCATGGCCAGGCCGTGACCGTGCGCTTCGTCGAGCCGCGCGATGCCGAGGCGTTGCAAAACTACTTCCGCTCGCTGACGACGCGCTCCCGCTACAACCGCTTCCTCGGCGCAGCCAGCGAACTGCCGCCGTCCGAACTCGACCGCTTCATCCATGTCGGCGAGGCTGACCAGTTCAGCGTGGTCGCAACCATGCTGGTCGAGGGCTTTGAGACCATCGTGGGCGAAGCCCGCTACGCCTTCGAGAGCGACACCGCAAGCATCGAATTCGGCCTGTCGATCGACGACCGCTGGCAGGGCCACGGCATCGGCATGGCGCTGTTGAAAAATCTCGAATGCCGCGCGGCCTCGTTCGGCGCCACGCGCCTGTTCGGCGACACGTTGCGCTCCAACGACGCGATGATCGCGCTCGCCCGCAAGTCCGGCTACGCCTTCACCAACACCCCCGGCGACTGGAAGCTGACGCGCTTGCAGAAGCCAATTCATGTCGAACCGCAGGAAATCCCCTGCGCCAGTTGGCGGCTTGCCGCCGTCTCACCCAGCGCAATGTCCTCGCCTGCGGTCTGA
- a CDS encoding SDR family NAD(P)-dependent oxidoreductase produces the protein MELPKYKIALIVGAGEGLSASLARLFAREGIKVALAARKIEKLGALCTETGARAFACNATVAEEVERLFGMVEREIGTPDLVVYNASGRARGAFTDLVPADVAQAIAVSGFGGFLVAQQAALRMLPNKHGAILFTGASASVKGYAQSAPFAMGKFALRGLAQSMARELSPQGIHVAHFVIDGGIRSAARTEPADRPDSMLDPDAIALSYWNVLQQPRSAWTWEVELRPWVEKF, from the coding sequence ATGGAATTGCCAAAATACAAGATTGCCCTGATCGTCGGCGCCGGCGAGGGATTGAGCGCATCGCTGGCGCGGCTGTTTGCGCGCGAAGGCATCAAGGTCGCGCTCGCCGCGCGCAAAATCGAAAAACTCGGCGCACTCTGCACCGAGACCGGCGCCCGTGCCTTTGCCTGCAACGCGACCGTGGCCGAGGAAGTCGAGCGGCTGTTCGGCATGGTCGAGCGCGAGATCGGCACGCCCGACCTCGTCGTCTACAACGCCAGCGGACGGGCGCGCGGCGCCTTTACTGATCTGGTGCCGGCGGATGTCGCGCAGGCGATCGCGGTTTCGGGTTTCGGCGGCTTCCTGGTGGCGCAGCAGGCAGCGCTCCGTATGCTGCCGAACAAGCACGGCGCCATCCTGTTCACCGGCGCTTCCGCCAGCGTGAAGGGCTATGCGCAATCGGCGCCGTTCGCGATGGGCAAGTTCGCGCTGCGCGGCCTTGCCCAAAGCATGGCGCGCGAATTGTCGCCGCAAGGCATCCATGTCGCCCATTTCGTCATCGACGGCGGCATCCGCAGCGCCGCACGCACCGAGCCGGCCGACCGGCCGGATTCGATGCTCGATCCCGACGCGATTGCATTGAGCTACTGGAACGTGCTGCAGCAGCCGCGCAGCGCCTGGACCTGGGAGGTCGAACTGCGGCCGTGGGTGGAGAAGTTCTGA
- a CDS encoding transcriptional regulator GcvA yields MTARLPSLNGLRAFEAAARHLSFTQAASELNVTQTAISHQIKRLEEELGVRLFIRQNRSLALTQQAQEYLPGIRAAFNDLRLATDRLLRKDDDHVLTVSTLASLAAKWLLPRLTAFQEAHPGIDVRITTSTNLVDFQRDNVDAGIRYGRGQWPGVRADWLMADELFPVCSPALLHGNKPLKCPEDLRDHVLLHTSNANSDDWRLWLTAAGLPADFSKQPGVTFDLIFMTVQAAIDGLGVAMGRTAYVQEDIAKGRLVVPFNIAFPVDAGFYLVSPSGRTDPPKLAAFRQWLLASVQSKP; encoded by the coding sequence ATGACCGCCAGGCTGCCGTCGCTGAATGGATTGCGCGCCTTCGAGGCCGCGGCCCGGCATTTGAGTTTTACGCAGGCCGCCTCCGAGCTGAACGTCACGCAGACCGCGATCAGCCATCAGATCAAACGGCTGGAGGAGGAGCTCGGCGTTCGCCTGTTCATCCGCCAGAACCGTTCGCTGGCGCTGACGCAGCAGGCGCAGGAATATCTCCCCGGCATCCGCGCCGCGTTCAACGACCTCAGGCTCGCGACCGACCGCCTGCTGCGCAAGGACGATGACCATGTGCTGACGGTCTCGACGTTGGCATCGCTCGCCGCCAAATGGCTGTTGCCGCGGCTGACTGCCTTTCAGGAAGCCCATCCCGGCATCGATGTGCGCATCACCACCTCGACCAATCTGGTCGACTTCCAGCGCGACAATGTTGACGCCGGGATCCGCTACGGCCGCGGCCAGTGGCCGGGCGTCCGCGCCGACTGGCTGATGGCGGACGAGCTGTTCCCGGTCTGCAGCCCCGCGCTGCTCCATGGCAACAAGCCGCTGAAATGCCCCGAGGACCTCAGGGATCACGTGCTGCTGCACACCAGCAACGCCAACAGCGACGACTGGCGGCTGTGGCTGACGGCCGCCGGACTGCCGGCCGATTTTTCGAAACAGCCCGGCGTCACGTTCGACCTGATCTTCATGACCGTGCAGGCCGCGATCGACGGCCTCGGCGTTGCGATGGGCCGCACCGCCTATGTGCAGGAAGACATCGCCAAAGGACGGCTGGTCGTTCCCTTCAATATCGCATTTCCAGTCGACGCCGGTTTCTATCTGGTCTCGCCCTCGGGGCGAACCGACCCGCCCAAACTCGCAGCCTTCCGGCAGTGGCTGCTCGCCTCCGTGCAGAGCAAGCCCTGA
- a CDS encoding esterase yields MSRIAFAFITTLLTASTLANAAEPIALRDMGSFHVGGRLVEISGKPVKEVTFTPGGVPAKVDPNGTYQVEQMYAQYFLPANEKGAYPLLMWHGGGLTGVTYETTPDGREGWLNYFLRKGWAVYNSDAVERGRAGWAQYPDIFKSEPVFLTTANPFERFRIGDGAGSYNPDPAKRKLMPGSQFPNEGYENFVKQNVPRWTTTDDAIIAAYIAEIDRVGPSVILFHSQAGSFGFKVAQARPDKVKALIAIEPAGLGDPAKVDALKNIPTLIVYGDYIEKDSRWPKIRANGIAFADAIKAAGGSVDVVDLPQAGIKGNSHMVMMDNNNAEVAALIQKWLEGKGLTR; encoded by the coding sequence ATGTCGCGCATTGCATTTGCTTTCATTACAACGCTCCTGACGGCGTCGACGCTCGCCAACGCCGCCGAGCCGATCGCGTTGCGCGACATGGGCTCGTTCCATGTCGGCGGAAGGTTGGTCGAGATCAGCGGCAAGCCGGTGAAGGAAGTCACCTTCACGCCGGGCGGCGTGCCCGCAAAAGTCGATCCCAACGGCACCTATCAGGTCGAGCAGATGTATGCGCAGTATTTTCTGCCCGCCAATGAGAAGGGCGCCTATCCGCTCCTGATGTGGCATGGCGGCGGGCTGACCGGCGTCACATACGAGACGACACCGGATGGACGCGAGGGCTGGCTGAACTATTTCCTGCGCAAGGGCTGGGCCGTCTACAATTCGGATGCGGTCGAGCGCGGCCGCGCCGGCTGGGCGCAATACCCTGACATCTTCAAGAGCGAGCCGGTGTTCCTCACCACCGCCAACCCGTTCGAGCGGTTTCGCATCGGCGATGGCGCAGGCTCCTACAATCCGGATCCGGCCAAGCGCAAGCTGATGCCCGGCAGCCAGTTCCCGAACGAGGGCTATGAGAACTTCGTCAAGCAGAACGTGCCGCGCTGGACCACGACAGATGATGCGATCATCGCTGCTTACATCGCCGAGATCGACCGCGTCGGTCCTTCCGTCATCCTGTTCCACAGCCAGGCCGGCAGTTTCGGCTTCAAGGTCGCGCAGGCGCGGCCCGATAAGGTCAAGGCCTTGATTGCGATCGAGCCGGCCGGCCTCGGCGATCCGGCCAAGGTCGATGCCTTGAAAAACATTCCGACGCTGATCGTCTATGGCGACTACATCGAGAAGGACTCGCGCTGGCCGAAAATCCGCGCCAACGGCATCGCCTTTGCGGACGCCATCAAGGCCGCCGGCGGCAGCGTCGATGTCGTCGACCTGCCGCAGGCCGGCATCAAGGGCAATTCGCACATGGTGATGATGGACAATAACAACGCCGAGGTCGCCGCCCTGATCCAGAAATGGCTCGAGGGCAAGGGGCTGACGAGGTAA